ataaacttttagaaagaaatgtaaacaaacaCACACTACCCACCTTTCCTACCTGACCCGGCTCTTCCCCATTGAATCATAGTATTATATCCAGCACATAGCCATACGGACGTtacagaatactgccaTACCACACCTCATCCTTATAGAACAGCACTCAATACTTCCATACTTCACAGTCTTTAccatatatcaacattctataatatgcactaccatcatcgtcgtcatcattaccACCACTActaacacccatcactattgcaccataaccataaccatcactaccatcactaccatcaccatcactaccattaactatcaccatcatcactaccatcactaccattaaCTACCATTaactaccatcatcatcatcatcatcactatcatcactaccataACCataccaccatcaccatcactaccactaccatcaccatcatcatcatcactaccactttcTCTGCCATTACCCTACccaccactcaaacggactgtaagaacACCCTTTAATGTTACCCTGAATATATAACACCCCACGTTTTCTcaccccaccacatgctttaccaTCTCTGATTCAacacatcactaaatacggcACTGACCTCAGCAGTTCATGCCCAGGGCCATTTCAACACTAAACTCATtatatttcacatttatGTATCTATATCGTGTCCTTGTATCCTGGatagtatatccccaactCACCACCctctcacctcttctgtagcCCGAAATACCATCACGTGACCAGTATAAcccttattatatagtactaAACCACCTCTCATCCAccacatcactaaatacggcccttacctcagtggtttatacccagggccatttccacattaaactcacTGTATTCCACatttatccatctatatcaTGTCCTTGCATCCTGAATAACATAATCCCAAGTTATCACTtcctcatctcttctgtagccCGAAATACAAACACGTGACCAGTATAAcccttattatatagtactaATCCACCTCTCATCTATAACATCACTAagtacggcccttacctcagtggtttatacccagggccttttccacattaaactcacAATATTGCATATCTATATATCCATATCTCATATCTGCATCCTGAATAACATATCCCCAACTCACCACCTCCTCATCTTCTCTGTATCCCCTAATTACTATCACCTTACTTTGATACTACCGCGTGGCACACCCAGCCGTTCATACCTACTGTCATCACTCCAAACCCATCTCATCTCACATCTAACACTTCATACCCCTTATCTGCATTCTAATCAACATATTCATCCACTCGTCATTACCACACCTCctttatatcctttaaACACTACACTCCATTTACctcccatatatacaataatcgtaaacaataaacatacACCAATCACTTTACTCTAGACCATCACCATATCACACTTTATATCCTGCTAACTAACTCGGCTCTCCCCCATTGAATCATAATGTCGTATCCAGCACAAACTCACACGGATGCTACAAAATACTGACATAGCACACCTCATCACTATATATGACACTCACCTCAGCAGTTTATATCATATGTTGTTTACTCTCTCTACCTATTTACGTCACATCTAACTATCCACAACTAATCACTTGTCCTTGTGGACCATACAACTGTACTCAGTACTTCAATACTCTAACACCTTGACTATACATCAGCTTCTGCATTACGCCATTGTTAACATAactaatatatacaatacaatcaccaccatcacatCACCCCCATGCCCTCCACTCTCTAACATCATACTGCTCCCATCAGCATATCATTGCTAACATAGAAtacacaatatcatcacctCAATAAACCGCCATTAcagtattctcaatatattcttaaCATAACACCAGcacatacgcacacgggTGCTACATAAACGAATACAATCACTTTAATCTCTACTCAATTCCATTACTTATCATCATACTCTTTCTCTACCATTACCGCCTTTCCTCTTGTACATCCTCCGCATGCTACTCACTCGTCACAGGAACATAAATAATTACCATATCAGTCCAAGTTCAAGGTCCCAGATCTCCATTCCATGCACTATTCTATAATACAACtacatacgcacacggacgctatagaatataacatACTCATATAGCGCttcaatataatatcattactctCATTTTCCTATAATTAATCTctccattttatattttttaactatttttcacttttcataaaatattcaccagTCATAAGTAATCATCATTAATCTTCActaatcattatttcatttataCCATCCATCTATACCCCCTCATACCTCGTAACATATACCATCCCTTTGGTTACTCAGTAAATGGCATTCACGAAATGAACTTTACACAATCTCATTCCGTAATCCATTCCGCCaccgtttcaaaaataacataATTGATCGAGaggtttataatattaatatacacatattcaACTATATACACCGTcaaatcatatttttttatttttcattacttcCTAATGTCCGTAGGATTTCATTCGTGAAAGCGTGTCACCTATTTAGCGATGGTGTAAATACCGTCCTTGGATAGAGCTTTGGAGATGGCTGGTCTCAATCTGGTAGAGTACCATGGAACACCGgtgatcattctggtcACTTGGGCTGGAGCAATACCGGTCAACATGGTGGTGAAGTCACCGTAGTTGAAGACAGCTTGAGCGACTTCGACTGGGTAGGTTTCAGTTGGGTGGGcggcttggaacaagtagtattgggccaagtgagctctgatatcagaaacgtagacacccaattcaaccaagttgactctttcgtcggattgagctagggtggtggtggcagaGGCACCGGCAGCTAGAGcggcgacaccagcagcgattgaagttaatttgaccattttatttgtttgttttcgattgtttctttagtgcTGATATAGGCTTAactagaaagagaagaatgaaggcaTATTCTCAAATACAGCTGATCACAGctgctctatttatatgattTCTTCGACCAGTTTTCTAGTACCCAAACGAATTAGTGGACGCTCACCTTTCATCGCATACTTCTTCCTATCTTACCTCTCGCACCCATATCCGCTGTCACTATGGAGATGTGCCTGGAGATGCGCCTATCTTTGAACGACCTGTCTTCCATAGCTTTCGTATAGAAAGCATGCTTTGCATTGCCTATATTCTCTCGTATGTGCCGAAGAGAAGAATGCTAATTATAGGGAAGCCGGGGTACCTTAAAAAACCCTTTTTCGTGCCTGCGatacttcctttttcggTCAAAGAGAAGATCCGCGTGCTTGGTTTGGACCCTCGTTCAGACGCCCATTGTCTAAGCCTTGATTGATATGCGCTAAACGGCTTCCACGGAAAAATAGTGCCTCTGCTCTCTGCAAATTAGAACTTGAGCAGTTGACATGTGTGTTATGAATCGTACCCTGTAGGGGTATATATGATTTCGTACCCAACAGCAGAACTGTTGATAAACTAATATATGGAGACAAGTCCCCAGTCCGCATGctgattttttctgttatCCCGCAACCTCTCTAGTCAGTTCTTTGGCATCAAAGAATATATGGGTGGTGCCTACCGTACTTTCTTCGGTTGCCACAGAAAAGTTTAAGGATCCCTTTTTCACGTGAACGGTTGACAAATGTGTTGGGAATCGTACCCTGTAGCGGTGGAAATatattgaagaatatcacgataaagttttgaaatctAAAACTAAACTTTCGATGgcattttttcacattCCACTGCCAGAATATTTGAATACTGCATCAAAAACACATGCTGGAGAGAAGAATCCCCTGATTGGAACTTATAAAGAGGGTGTCACAGCACCTAAATACAACTCTGAAGGAATAGCCACGCTGGACAGGCTGGGTGTTGATGTTATCAGCTGTGGACATGATCATTGTAACGATTATTGTCTTCGAGATGACTCTACACCAAACCGACCTTGGTTATGCTATGGTGGTGGAGGTGGAGAAGGCGGTTATGCTTTGGTACATCATCAGTGAAATTGTTGGTAAACTTGTGTACTTGAAATGCGCGGGAAAGAGCTATCATTGAGATGGTGGCTACTTTTTCTGGGCCATAGATACCATGATGACGAAGGAATGTTGAGAACAGTTCGAGCAGGGCCTAAATATCTGCGTGGTGGGAATCGTTGACGCCTATATACTATGCATCCCCCTCCACAATGAATAAGAGAGAACAGAAGCGTCACCTCGAGGGCGAATTAACCAGAATTGTGTTTAAAATCTTCCCTCCCGTCGCGCCTCGGTAGGAAGCAATTTATACGGTGAATAAGTATAAAATGCAGCCCAAATATATTTTCGATCGAAAGTGTCTATCCCTATTCAGGAGGTCTCAGAGTGGCTAAATCAATGAGTACATATCCATATCTACACCAACGGATTTTTGGTACATGTTAATCGTGCTTCCGAATGTATGCTCATAGTCCAACATCTAAAGATCTAGGCAACACAGGCAAAACAGCAGACGCGGTTAAAGAATCGCCGGCAATCAATTCCGTCAAAGAAATGCTCTTTATTCTTCTCGACTTTTTGCTCAAACATATACAGATTCATTCCCGTTACGACCTGATTCCACCCATTAgaaccatttttcttgctctttaTAATAGTAACTAAATATTGCATCTCACCTTTCTTTCTCGTCAATGCAATTCTGTAGCTCCAACGACTGTATAATCATCAGGAAACTgtaaaaaaacttgaaatgGAAGGCCGAAATTTCATGAAGGTAGATAAATACAGATAGGAAAGTCTTCGAAGTAAGGAATGACAATTTTCTGCGCTACAGAAATCTAGATAGACTGGAAGCGCTAATTGCCTCTGAAAGTTGAATATATTACAAACAAATTGAGCTCCACTTCCCCTCAGTGTTGACTAAGTTCCGCAGTCGCTCCACTTCTGTAAAATAAGCTTTGAACGCATCGACGCATCCTCAATGTAATGTGCTGAGTCCCTAAATTATATGCTTTTTGCACCATTGTCCctcttcaaagaaaatagtcTTAGAGTGGCTGAGAACTGAGGAAGTTTTTCTACACGGCACGATTATGGtatgaatatataatgGCGAACAAGAAACGTGAGTTCTAAATCATGGATGAAGCAGTAAGAAACAGATAAAGTGAACCAGTAGGAATTTTCACTAAGCTGTAGCGGCAATCGTATTATTATCCGCGTATGAAATGCCACCTGGCTGTAAATATCATAACAGAACCAAGTAAAGCCTTATTCTGAAGATGTCCTTAACTAAGACAACCTTTTGAGATTCGAGATATTTAACGGGCAAAAACCTATGCTcttctcatcttcaattATATTGACGGGAGATAGTACGGTCTAGCTCATGGAACACTTTTTGATATTCGGCAGCAAATATATTGGACCACTCTTTTATGAGGTATCTAGAAGTAACATTGCATCTCCATTAGCAGTAGCAATTAATTCCTATATAATAATGCTACCTTATGAGTGCATATTGATGTTTACTCCGAACTACAACAATATACAGTGTTTACCCCTTGACTTCTCTAGTAAATTGGATCCTGATCAGCTTTTGTGAATGGTTTCAACCTTTTTTCTTAGCGCGGACAAATATTATTCAAGTATTAATTCCGACCGTCGAGTTCGAAAAGgtagaaagaaagaacgcTACGAGCTCGAAAAATTGCATAGCACATAATACGTTGTTGGCCAACGCTACTTGGCTGCCGAATACCATTAAACCATACAGTACCACACCATGTATTCATAGCACTATGCATTCATAGCGCGCCTCATCATTTTCTGTGATTTCATTCAAGAAGCAGAAGTCAATGAAGTTTCATAACTTACACTATACAAATCAAAATATCGTATGCACGGCAAATGAGTAGAAAGCCGAGCTCACCGCTATGATACATAAATTTCCACAAGAAATTCTATTACGTTATCATCACCTACACATGAAAAGTGGTTTATTCGGTGAGGAATTGACGAATATTCGTCAAAAGTGCTGCTAATGCACGCAGAATTTATCTGAAATGGCAGATTATACGTTTCCAAGATTCAAAACTCTATAGAGAAATTATGATTTTCGTTATAGTTTccgaaaatgaagataaagaagaGCCTTCTTTcgaattcttgaatttcatttcttcactACTGGAATCCAAAGGGGAAATAACGTCTTGTCCTTATACTGCTTGGTAAAGCCAAAGATTTTTCGTTCTCTAAGTCAATGAATCTAAATCGTAATAATAACCATGCgttctttattttcctttctctATTTCAGGGctctctttcaaaacttaAGAACTGAAGCATTATCTTTGGATTCTTTCTCGGAGTTGTTTCCTTCTTGAGGGAAagcattcaaaaaatacCAAAGCCTGGCATTGGGACCAGTAGAACAGGAATACGGCTTCATTTCTGACCACGCCATAAGAGTTCCTGTTTACCTTTGGAAATTTAAGGTAACCACTTCATAGAGcttcttcgttttctttgagtTTTTACCGAACTTCTCCTTAATGATTTCGCAGGTGGTTTTGACGTCAACATTCTCGTACTCTTCGATATTtaatatttgaaattgacCTGGACTGGCTCCTGGCCTTGATAGATGTATGGCGTTCCGGTCAATGAGCATTCTAATAATGCCAATAGTTTTACAGACAAAATTCGATATTTTGGTGAACCATCACCAATTTAGTGATTGAACGAGGTTAATCGTGATTCCCAATGTGGGTAGTAGCCCAACTATCTGTATCATTGataaataagaaatttcaagGAGAAAAGGGCTTTATTATAGTGGAAGAATGGCTTGGTACCAAGGTCACCGTGcgcaaaggaaaaaagtcCATTGATTTTGTATCTGGCTGCACTAGTATATAATGCACTATCACTTTCGTGAGCGACTTCATCTGCAGTCATTGTTTTTCTACCATCTTTGACTCGATTCTTCATGGATCTGTCCAACTGTTAATAAAATTCATCATGAGACCGCACTTTGGATGCCGTAACTCCCAGCTTTCGTCAAAAGTTGGGAAATATAGTAAATTTGGAATATAAACCGGTGATAGCACTAATCCTAAAATTGCTCACATTATGGTCTAACCAATATCCTGCAGCACTCCCATAAATCGCTTTTCTGCAATCCAGGTTCTTCCAATCCGTGCCAACCTGACTAATTGCGAACAAACATGGGTAGAAATAATTTTGTGGTTTCATTAAAGGTTCATGCTGACCAAAGACCGACCTCCAATTATTTGGTGAAATTGGTTTAGCGTTTTCACCGTAACCTTTCAATGGTCTCTAAATGAACGAATCACGCTTTGGGTTAATCTTCGAGGATCTACTCTCCTTGAACCATTTATGTTCTGTAGAACGATGAACGATAACCAAATCAGTGATGAATTTCATGCCCAGTTTGTGGGTCCTTTCCATCGGGTCGAAACAGTTCTCATTCACATCGAATGTTGGCCAGACTTTTTCATAGCCTTATGTGCATACCCCAAACCTTGGAGAACGGACAGACTCAAATAGCATCAACACCAAGACTTTATACATATCCCAATTTAGATCTGATGCCTTTCACATAATCCCACCCATTATCGTTAGGATCTAAATAGCTCGCTGGGTATATTTGGCAGATAGTAGACTCTTTCcaccattttttcagtcaCTGGATAGTCAGAAATAGCCATATTATACGGCTTGTTTTTTGGCTCTacaattcttcttttgatatCCTCGAGAATGCAACCAaagtttcttcatcaaatctTCACTTTCATGTTTTATTAGTATTGTTTGCTAATGCTAGACAAGAAAAACGTGTTCTTCCAGAGGCGGACGCAAGCGGAGAATAATCGGTCATATGTGGCTATTCTGTGGACAATAATGACTCGACAATGTAAAGTATACTACATCATAGCAGTTTTTCAGGCAACTCTGCCTACCAATTCTGCTAGCCCAGAAAATATTTCCACGACATTCGCCTCGCATCCATAATCGGAGTTGCCTCGCTGAGGTTTTAGCAGGTACTTTTTTGACCTATATTAAATTATCACATTTTTCATAGGTTCGATCACCTATTTGAATAGTTCACCTTCGTTACATTGCCTATTTTTGTGGGGAAAATTCAGCCATCAAaaatctcttcttttttgctATTCTGCCATTGTACACCTCGCGTTTGAATTTCGCGGCGGCAGAAAGTACGTAgaagacattttttcagccATATGCGTTTATTGTGCCACAAGTGCATAGTACACACAATGTAACATATAAAGAGGCATAAAGTAATCTATGCGTATTAATTATATTGGCCATGATTTTAGTTTTTGATCATTCATAGTAGAAAATACGCAATCAGGCATAtaacaacaaaaatatatacaGGTACTGCAGAAGCGCCACTTGGTCATGAAAAATCTATCCTCTTtgataaacaaaaataaaaggaagGAAGCGAGCAGCTCGGATTCGTATTTAATGAGGATTGACTTGCATGAACCAAACTTGATGAGGATTGACGACCAAAGTAAGAAAGACGACTTAGATATTGTCCATCTTGAGTACAGTCCAGATCCAATACCGCCAAGCGACGATAATAAAGTAATTACTGATATACTTGACGCTACTCAAGATGCTAAGGACGCCGATGAAAGTGAGAGGAGGATGCCTCTTGTGAAAGCCTTGAAGACATATCCGAAGGCGGCGGCTTGGTCATTGTTAGTTTCTACAACCCTTATCATGGAAGGGTATGATACGGCAATTCTTGGCGCTTTTTATGCTTTGCCAGTTTTTCAGAGGGATTTCGGCTCTCAAGATGCCCAGACAGAAGAATGGGAAATTTCAGTATCGTGGCAAATTGGTTTAACCTTATGTTATATGGCGGGTGAGATCGTGGGTCTACAGTTGACAGGACC
This is a stretch of genomic DNA from Saccharomyces kudriavzevii IFO 1802 strain IFO1802 genome assembly, chromosome: 4. It encodes these proteins:
- the SKDI04G0010 gene encoding SRP1/TIP1 family protein, which encodes MVKLTSIAAGVAALAAGASATTTLAQSDERVNLVELGVYVSDIRAHLAQYYLFQAAHPTETYPVEVAQAVFNYGDFTTMLTGIAPAQVTRMITGVPWYSTRLRPAISKALSKDGIYTIAK
- the SKDI04G0020 gene encoding uncharacterized protein — encoded protein: MAFFHIPLPEYLNTASKTHAGEKNPLIGTYKEGVTAPKYNSEGIATLDRLGVDVISCGHDHCNDYCLRDDSTPNRPWLCYGGGGGEGGYALVHHQ